Sequence from the Methanocalculus alkaliphilus genome:
ACGCTGGATTTCAACGATGATACGAAGCATGGGAGAGGGGATCATCGCTACCGACACCGATGCGATGGTCAAATTCATGAACCCTGTTGCCGTCGGGCTGACCGGCATCAATGAGAAGGATGCGATAGGAAAGCCATCATCAAAGATATTCCAGATTGAGACCGGCGAAAAAGGCCATCATGCACCCGATCCCGTCCTCCGTGCCCTGATCGATCAGAAGACGATCATCTCCGAGGAGACGATGACGCTCACCTCCCGGGATGGGGAGCGACGGTATATCGAGTACACCACAGCACCCATCCGTGATGATCGGGGGAGCCTCTTTGGAGCGGTCCTCATCTTCCGGGACATCACCGATCGTATCCATGCCGAGGAGGAGCTTGAGCGCCATCGTGAGCATCTTGAGGAGCTTGTCGCCGAGAGGACAAGTGAGCTGCGGAAGGCGAATGAGAAGCTTGAACAGATGCTCCATTATATCGATATGACCGAGCAGAGATGGGTTGAGGAGACGCTCCTCTCCGAGGTAGCGGATCTCGATATCACCCTCCTCCCTGCCGCTGAAGGGGTGATCAGCATCGACAGGGAGCAGAATATCGTCCTCATCAACCGGATCGCTGAGGAGATGACGGGATGGACGCAGGAGGATGCGGCGGATCTGCCTGTTACGTCGGTCCTCTTTCTTGAGTCCTCAGCCGGAGATATCTGCCAGTTACCATTAGAGCCGGTCCTTGAGAACGGGACGATTCAGGTAGCTGATGAAGACTGG
This genomic interval carries:
- a CDS encoding PAS domain S-box protein yields the protein MAATRVWIVEDEAIVAMDLKTRLQALGYDVLGISSYGEDAVEKVAEHKPDLVMMDIVLKGEMDGITAAGIIRQEMEIPVIYLTAYADEKTIGRAKVTEPFGYILKPFEERDVLTVIEIALYKASMERRLRESERWISTMIRSMGEGIIATDTDAMVKFMNPVAVGLTGINEKDAIGKPSSKIFQIETGEKGHHAPDPVLRALIDQKTIISEETMTLTSRDGERRYIEYTTAPIRDDRGSLFGAVLIFRDITDRIHAEEELERHREHLEELVAERTSELRKANEKLEQMLHYIDMTEQRWVEETLLSEVADLDITLLPAAEGVISIDREQNIVLINRIAEEMTGWTQEDAADLPVTSVLFLESSAGDICQLPLEPVLENGTIQVADEDWYLVSRSGGKNLVTLKAEPIRDHTMEIIGATIAIRRVC